The following coding sequences are from one Paenibacillus stellifer window:
- a CDS encoding hydrolase: MINHNVEALDPNKTALVVIDLQNGVAGIAQAAPHSGAQVVEQAVKLKDAFAARGAYIVLVTVSWTDGKDAPAPKTDLETKPGALPEGFDRLVPELADVPGAHLIVKRQWGAFYGTDLDLQLRRRGIDTIVLCGISTSIGVDTTAREAYQHGYNQVFVTDAMTARSAEEHEYVCKTIFPRLGRIRTTEQVVELMKME, from the coding sequence ATGATTAATCACAACGTGGAAGCGCTCGACCCGAACAAAACAGCGCTGGTCGTCATCGACCTGCAGAACGGAGTCGCCGGAATCGCCCAGGCCGCGCCTCATTCAGGCGCGCAGGTTGTGGAGCAGGCGGTGAAGTTGAAGGATGCTTTTGCGGCGCGGGGCGCGTATATTGTGCTCGTCACCGTCTCCTGGACGGACGGTAAGGATGCGCCGGCTCCGAAGACAGACCTGGAGACGAAGCCCGGAGCTCTGCCCGAGGGCTTCGACCGGCTCGTGCCCGAACTGGCCGACGTTCCCGGAGCGCATCTGATCGTCAAGCGCCAGTGGGGCGCTTTTTACGGAACCGATCTGGACCTGCAGCTGCGCCGCCGGGGCATCGACACCATTGTGCTCTGCGGCATCTCCACCTCAATCGGTGTGGACACGACGGCCCGGGAGGCATACCAGCACGGGTATAACCAGGTCTTTGTCACGGACGCCATGACCGCCAGAAGCGCCGAGGAGCATGAATACGTCTGCAAGACGATCTTTCCCCGCCTCGGCCGCATTCGCACGACAGAGCAGGTCGTGGAGCTGATGAAGATGGAGTAA
- a CDS encoding multidrug efflux MFS transporter, which produces MPLWKRNLMVCWFGMFVTGIGMSQIAPILPLYIRHLGVGSDSHIAQLSGIAFGVTYIVSAVFSPIWGRAADRFGRKPMLLRASLGMALVIGCMGFAPNVYVLVGLRLLQGVITGYSTACTTLIATQTDKAHAGVALGTLSTANIAGSLLGPLVGGYISESFGMRNVFFITGALMLVAFITTLLFVKETFVRKQVKTQSLRQVWNRVPEKKLTLTLFLTFFMISLANYSVEPVITVYVDQLTKNAAHIALLAGLIFSASGVANMLAAPILGRMSDRVGAHRVILYSLIAAGIFIIPQAFVRTPWELMLMRFLLGLAVAGLSPSVNTLVKIITPDDMTGRIFGFTISAGYLGVFGGSVLGGQIAGYLGVRYVFPFTSALLLLNAVWVYMNVYRKMKKVNGQNFAVNAGQKGEA; this is translated from the coding sequence ATGCCTTTGTGGAAACGGAATTTGATGGTCTGCTGGTTCGGCATGTTCGTTACCGGCATCGGGATGAGCCAGATCGCGCCGATCCTGCCGCTGTACATCCGGCATCTGGGAGTGGGCAGCGACTCGCACATCGCCCAGCTCTCCGGCATCGCGTTCGGCGTAACGTATATCGTCTCCGCCGTCTTCTCGCCGATCTGGGGACGCGCTGCCGACAGGTTCGGACGCAAGCCGATGCTGCTGCGGGCAAGCCTCGGAATGGCGCTGGTCATCGGTTGCATGGGATTCGCGCCGAATGTGTACGTGCTGGTCGGACTTCGGCTGCTTCAGGGCGTCATCACCGGCTACAGCACGGCCTGCACAACGCTGATTGCGACCCAGACGGACAAGGCGCATGCGGGCGTAGCGCTCGGCACACTGTCGACGGCGAATATCGCCGGTTCGCTGCTTGGGCCGCTGGTCGGCGGGTACATCAGTGAGAGCTTCGGCATGCGGAACGTCTTCTTCATTACAGGCGCGCTCATGCTGGTCGCCTTCATCACGACGCTGCTATTCGTCAAGGAGACCTTTGTCCGCAAGCAGGTGAAGACGCAGAGCCTGCGGCAGGTCTGGAATCGGGTGCCGGAGAAAAAACTGACGCTTACGCTGTTCCTGACCTTCTTTATGATCTCGCTCGCCAACTACTCGGTGGAGCCGGTCATCACCGTCTACGTCGATCAATTGACAAAGAATGCGGCTCATATCGCCCTGCTGGCCGGACTGATCTTCTCGGCGTCGGGTGTGGCCAATATGCTGGCCGCTCCGATTCTGGGGCGGATGTCGGACCGCGTCGGCGCCCACAGGGTTATTCTGTATTCCCTGATTGCAGCAGGCATCTTCATCATTCCGCAGGCGTTCGTGCGCACTCCATGGGAATTGATGCTTATGCGCTTCCTGCTGGGGCTTGCGGTGGCCGGGCTCAGTCCCTCCGTCAATACGCTAGTAAAAATTATTACGCCGGATGATATGACGGGCCGGATATTCGGATTCACCATCTCGGCCGGATACCTGGGCGTCTTCGGCGGATCGGTGCTAGGCGGACAGATTGCCGGCTATCTCGGCGTCCGATACGTGTTCCCTTTTACGAGCGCGCTGCTGCTGCTGAACGCGGTCTGGGTGTACATGAATGTGTACCGGAAAATGAAGAAGGTGAACGGACAGAATTTTGCTGTGAACGCCGGACAGAAGGGCGAGGCTTGA
- a CDS encoding Hsp20/alpha crystallin family protein has translation MFDLVPFGKRRDEAFGQLAKSFGDLFSDDFFAPIKSSTLSFRTDIREKDGSYLIEAELPGFNKDEIDIDYTAPYLTIKAVRGEENTEENQEGKTVRRERRYGEFIRRFYVEDIEEEGIRASLKNGVLKLEVPKRQKPGGKRIEIEGEDQ, from the coding sequence ATGTTTGATCTGGTTCCATTTGGAAAACGCCGTGACGAGGCCTTCGGCCAGTTGGCCAAAAGCTTCGGCGATCTGTTCAGCGACGACTTTTTCGCTCCGATCAAGAGTTCCACGCTGTCTTTCCGTACGGATATCCGCGAGAAGGATGGCAGCTATCTGATCGAAGCAGAGCTCCCCGGTTTTAATAAAGATGAAATTGATATCGACTATACGGCCCCGTACCTGACGATCAAGGCGGTGCGCGGCGAAGAGAACACTGAAGAGAATCAGGAAGGCAAGACTGTACGCAGAGAACGCCGATATGGCGAATTCATTCGCCGGTTCTATGTCGAGGACATCGAGGAAGAAGGCATCCGCGCTTCGTTGAAGAACGGTGTCCTGAAGCTCGAAGTTCCGAAGCGGCAAAAGCCGGGCGGCAAGCGCATCGAAATCGAAGGCGAAGATCAATAA
- the clpB gene encoding ATP-dependent chaperone ClpB, with the protein MDFNKLTQKLQEAVAEAQSLASAAGHQEIDSPHLLKALIQQQEGLLPRLLQKMNVPVAEMLRGAEELLRRKPSVGGSGASTMRRYASPALIAVLEEAEREAAAMQDEFIAVEHAVLAMASGGAAGNGEVARVFQSLGVTREKLLQVLAEIRGHQRVTSREPEATYEVLEKYGRDLVAEVRAGKIDPVIGRDGEIRRVIRILSRKTKNNPVLIGEPGVGKTAIVEGLAHRIVRRDVPEGLKDKTIFSLDMSALVAGAKYRGEFEERLQAVLKEVKESDGRIILFIDELHTIVGAGKTEGAMDAGNMLKPMLARGELHCIGATTLDEYRKYIEKDPALERRFQQVLVSEPDVEDTISILRGLKERFEVHHGVKIHDSALVAAGVLSNRYITDRFLPDKAIDLVDEACAMIRTEIDSMPGEMDEVTRRLMQMEIEEAALKKETDEASKRRLESLQRELADLREKHMEMTARWEKEKSAISGIRELKKKLEQARKDLERAQEEYDLNKSAELSYGIIPDLERQVKAAEEAANQDGDARLLREAVTEDEIADIVSRWTGVPVSRLVEGEREKLLRLEETLHKRVVGQDEAVSLVADAVLRARAGIKDPNRPIGSFLFLGPTGVGKTELAKALAEAMFDREDGMIRIDMSEYMEKHSVSRLVGAPPGYVGYEEGGQLTEAVRRQPYTVVLLDEVEKAHPDVFNILLQLLDDGRLTDSQGRIVDFKNTIVIMTSNIGSPHLIQGTDDNGDLTPAVKERVMQELRGHFRPEFLNRVDDIVMFKPLALEEIRQIVGKLADGLRARLADRQVGLVLTDAAVRFIAKEGFDPVYGARPLKRFIQRSLETPVARALIAGEAEEGSVLTVDLEDGKLSVSIGRPEAASSVAR; encoded by the coding sequence ATGGATTTTAACAAATTGACACAGAAGCTGCAGGAGGCGGTGGCCGAGGCGCAGTCGCTGGCGAGCGCCGCCGGACATCAGGAGATCGACAGCCCCCATCTGCTGAAGGCGCTGATTCAGCAGCAGGAAGGCCTGCTGCCCCGCCTGCTGCAGAAGATGAATGTGCCTGTGGCCGAGATGCTGCGGGGAGCGGAGGAGCTGCTGCGCCGGAAGCCGTCCGTTGGCGGTTCGGGCGCGTCGACAATGCGGCGCTATGCCTCGCCGGCGCTCATCGCGGTTCTGGAAGAGGCCGAACGGGAAGCGGCCGCGATGCAGGATGAGTTCATCGCCGTGGAACATGCCGTGCTGGCGATGGCTTCCGGCGGGGCGGCGGGGAACGGCGAGGTTGCCCGCGTCTTTCAATCCCTCGGCGTTACCCGCGAGAAACTGCTGCAGGTGCTGGCGGAGATTCGCGGCCATCAGCGGGTGACAAGCCGCGAGCCGGAAGCCACCTACGAGGTGCTGGAGAAGTACGGACGCGATCTTGTCGCTGAGGTACGGGCGGGCAAGATCGATCCCGTTATCGGCCGCGACGGCGAGATCCGGCGGGTGATCCGCATTCTGTCCCGCAAGACGAAGAATAATCCGGTATTGATCGGGGAGCCCGGGGTCGGCAAAACGGCGATCGTCGAAGGGCTGGCCCACCGGATCGTCCGCCGCGACGTGCCGGAGGGACTGAAGGACAAGACGATTTTCTCGCTCGACATGAGCGCTCTGGTTGCGGGAGCGAAATACCGGGGCGAGTTCGAGGAACGGCTTCAGGCTGTGCTGAAGGAAGTCAAGGAGAGCGACGGACGCATCATTCTGTTCATCGACGAGCTGCATACGATTGTCGGCGCGGGCAAGACGGAAGGCGCGATGGACGCAGGCAATATGCTGAAGCCGATGCTGGCCAGAGGCGAGCTGCACTGTATCGGCGCGACGACGCTGGACGAATACCGCAAGTACATCGAGAAGGACCCCGCGCTGGAGCGGCGCTTCCAGCAGGTGCTGGTCAGCGAGCCAGACGTGGAGGATACGATCTCGATCCTGCGCGGCCTGAAGGAGCGGTTCGAGGTGCATCACGGCGTCAAAATCCATGACAGCGCCCTTGTGGCGGCCGGTGTTCTGTCGAACCGCTACATCACGGACCGCTTCCTGCCGGACAAGGCGATCGACCTCGTCGACGAAGCCTGTGCGATGATTCGCACCGAGATCGACTCCATGCCTGGCGAGATGGATGAGGTGACCCGCCGGCTTATGCAGATGGAGATCGAAGAGGCTGCGCTCAAGAAGGAGACGGATGAAGCCAGCAAGCGGCGGCTGGAATCGCTGCAGCGTGAGCTGGCCGATCTCAGAGAGAAGCATATGGAAATGACGGCCCGCTGGGAAAAAGAAAAGTCGGCCATCTCCGGCATCCGCGAGCTGAAGAAGAAATTGGAGCAGGCGCGCAAGGATCTGGAACGCGCGCAGGAGGAATACGATCTTAACAAGTCGGCCGAGCTGAGCTACGGCATCATCCCCGACCTTGAGCGGCAGGTGAAAGCCGCCGAGGAAGCCGCGAATCAGGACGGCGACGCCCGGCTGCTGCGCGAGGCGGTCACTGAGGACGAGATTGCGGACATCGTGTCCCGCTGGACCGGCGTTCCGGTGAGCAGACTTGTCGAAGGCGAGCGCGAGAAGCTGCTGCGGCTGGAGGAGACGCTGCATAAGCGCGTCGTCGGCCAGGACGAAGCGGTATCGCTCGTCGCGGATGCCGTGCTGCGGGCGAGAGCAGGCATCAAAGACCCGAACCGGCCGATCGGTTCGTTCCTGTTCCTCGGTCCGACCGGCGTCGGCAAGACCGAGCTGGCCAAAGCGCTGGCCGAAGCGATGTTCGACCGCGAGGACGGCATGATCCGGATCGACATGTCCGAATATATGGAGAAGCACAGCGTGTCCCGGCTGGTCGGGGCGCCTCCGGGCTATGTGGGCTATGAAGAGGGCGGCCAACTGACGGAAGCGGTCCGCCGCCAGCCGTACACGGTGGTGCTGCTGGACGAAGTCGAGAAGGCGCATCCGGATGTGTTCAACATCCTGCTGCAGCTGCTCGATGACGGCCGTCTGACAGATTCGCAGGGCCGCATCGTCGACTTCAAGAACACGATTGTCATCATGACCTCGAATATCGGCTCGCCGCATCTTATTCAGGGCACGGATGACAACGGCGATCTGACGCCTGCGGTGAAGGAGCGCGTCATGCAGGAGCTGCGGGGCCATTTCCGCCCCGAGTTCCTGAACCGCGTCGACGATATCGTCATGTTCAAGCCGCTGGCGCTTGAAGAGATCCGGCAGATCGTCGGCAAGCTGGCAGACGGCCTGCGGGCCCGCCTCGCAGACCGTCAGGTCGGTCTCGTGCTGACCGACGCCGCAGTGCGCTTCATTGCGAAGGAAGGCTTCGATCCCGTGTACGGTGCGCGGCCGCTGAAGCGGTTCATCCAGCGCAGCCTGGAGACGCCGGTCGCTCGGGCGCTGATCGCCGGCGAAGCCGAAGAGGGCTCGGTGCTGACGGTGGATTTGGAGGACGGCAAGCTGTCCGTGTCGATTGGCCGGCCGGAAGCGGCGTCCTCGGTGGCGCGGTAA
- a CDS encoding glycoside hydrolase family 5 protein has product MSLRKWSMTLVAFVLLFSVIVVPPAKVSAASGFYVSGTKLIGSNGSPFVMRGVNHAHNWYKDQLSTALSAIAKTGANTVRIVLSDGKKWSLDDVNTVKNIISLCEQNKLIAILEVHDATGSDSYSDLDDAVNYWISIKSALIGKEDRVIINIANEWYGTWDGSGWANGYKQAIPKLRNAGLNHTLIVDSAGWGQYPASIINYGTEVFNADPQKNTMFSIHMYEYAGGNATTVKSNIDGVLNKNLALIIGEFGGQHTNGDVDEATIMSYSQEKSVGWLAWSWKGNSSDLAYLDMANDWAGSSLTSFGNTVVNGSYGIKSTSVLSSVFGGGGGGGTNPDPGSSATTLYDFESGTQSWQGSNVSGGPWTTNEWKSTGTYSLKGDVNFSSNSAHYLYYTGDQSLSGKSTLKATVKHASWGSVGSGIYAKLYVKTGSGWTWYDSGATLINSSGGTTLSLSLSSIPNLSLVKEIGVQFLASSNSSGQSAVYVDSVTVQ; this is encoded by the coding sequence GTGTCTTTGCGTAAGTGGTCCATGACCTTGGTCGCATTTGTTCTGCTCTTCTCAGTAATCGTTGTTCCTCCGGCAAAAGTAAGTGCGGCCAGCGGCTTTTATGTAAGCGGAACCAAGCTAATTGGTTCCAACGGCAGCCCTTTTGTTATGCGGGGTGTCAACCATGCGCACAACTGGTATAAGGATCAGCTCTCGACAGCTCTTTCGGCTATTGCTAAGACCGGCGCCAATACCGTCCGGATCGTGCTGTCCGACGGCAAGAAATGGTCGCTTGACGATGTAAATACCGTAAAAAATATCATCAGCCTCTGCGAGCAGAACAAACTGATCGCCATCCTGGAAGTGCATGATGCCACAGGAAGCGACAGCTATTCCGATCTGGACGACGCAGTCAACTACTGGATCAGCATCAAAAGCGCGCTCATCGGCAAAGAGGACCGCGTTATCATCAATATTGCCAACGAATGGTATGGAACATGGGATGGATCCGGTTGGGCCAATGGCTACAAGCAAGCCATTCCGAAGCTGCGTAATGCGGGCCTGAATCATACCCTTATCGTTGATTCGGCAGGTTGGGGCCAGTATCCGGCGTCCATCATTAACTACGGTACTGAAGTGTTCAATGCCGATCCTCAGAAGAACACGATGTTCTCCATCCATATGTACGAATATGCAGGCGGAAATGCGACGACCGTTAAATCCAATATCGACGGAGTCCTGAATAAGAATCTCGCGCTCATCATCGGAGAGTTTGGCGGACAGCATACGAACGGCGATGTTGACGAAGCCACTATCATGAGCTATTCCCAGGAGAAGAGCGTCGGCTGGCTGGCCTGGTCCTGGAAGGGCAACAGCAGCGATCTGGCTTATCTGGATATGGCAAATGACTGGGCGGGCAGCTCGCTTACTTCCTTCGGCAATACGGTCGTGAACGGCAGCTATGGAATCAAATCCACCTCTGTGCTGAGCAGCGTGTTCGGCGGCGGTGGTGGTGGCGGTACGAATCCTGATCCCGGAAGCTCTGCAACTACTTTATACGATTTCGAATCCGGAACCCAGAGCTGGCAAGGCAGCAACGTGTCCGGAGGGCCTTGGACGACGAACGAATGGAAGTCGACCGGAACTTATTCCCTGAAGGGTGATGTGAACTTCTCATCCAATTCTGCGCATTATCTGTACTATACCGGCGACCAAAGCCTATCCGGCAAAAGCACGCTGAAGGCGACGGTCAAACATGCTTCCTGGGGCAGCGTCGGCAGCGGAATCTATGCGAAGCTGTATGTGAAGACCGGATCGGGATGGACCTGGTACGACAGCGGAGCGACGCTGATTAACTCTTCCGGCGGAACGACGCTGAGCCTGTCCCTGAGCAGTATCCCGAATCTGTCCCTGGTCAAGGAAATCGGAGTTCAATTTCTGGCCTCCTCGAACAGCAGCGGCCAATCGGCCGTCTATGTGGACAGTGTAACGGTTCAATAG
- a CDS encoding type II CAAX endopeptidase family protein, with product MFTGLKDSVKAVIYTGLVLALGLGCSYIPGISGFYYMLTPALAVLIMMLVVTRDGYSRKGWAALGLKKLPGWRGAFFALLIPLIPLAVGSGIVWALGWSKLDIPADFQGIPWKAFPAVIVLVYVKAVCVESMGEELGWRGYLLPRMMGMGAKKAMLLNGLIHGLWHFPVILNTTEYHSNENLWLLLPLALASTVALAPVIGELRLRTGSVWAASMLHTSHNLFWLLLSTVLSEQSAAAKYITGDMSVVVVVFYAALTLYLWKRRTPDTRGASDRKAA from the coding sequence ATGTTTACCGGATTGAAGGATTCCGTCAAGGCGGTGATTTATACGGGACTGGTGCTGGCGCTCGGGCTTGGATGCAGCTATATTCCCGGAATCAGCGGCTTCTACTACATGCTGACACCCGCTCTGGCGGTGCTGATTATGATGCTGGTTGTAACCCGCGACGGCTATTCCCGCAAGGGCTGGGCGGCTCTTGGTCTTAAGAAGCTGCCGGGATGGCGGGGGGCATTCTTTGCACTGCTGATACCTCTGATTCCCCTGGCTGTGGGCTCCGGTATTGTCTGGGCGCTGGGCTGGTCGAAGCTGGACATTCCGGCGGATTTTCAGGGAATCCCGTGGAAGGCGTTCCCCGCCGTGATCGTACTGGTATATGTGAAAGCCGTGTGCGTGGAATCGATGGGCGAAGAGCTGGGCTGGAGAGGATACCTGCTGCCGCGCATGATGGGAATGGGCGCGAAAAAGGCGATGCTGCTGAACGGTCTCATCCACGGGCTGTGGCATTTTCCGGTCATATTGAATACGACGGAATATCACAGCAATGAGAATCTGTGGCTTCTGCTCCCGCTTGCGCTGGCGAGCACGGTTGCTCTGGCTCCGGTGATCGGCGAGCTCCGTCTGCGGACGGGAAGCGTCTGGGCCGCCTCCATGCTGCATACAAGTCATAACCTGTTCTGGCTGCTCCTGTCCACCGTGCTCTCAGAGCAATCGGCGGCTGCCAAATATATTACGGGCGATATGAGCGTAGTAGTTGTCGTGTTCTATGCGGCTCTGACCTTGTACCTGTGGAAGCGGCGGACGCCGGATACCCGGGGTGCTTCTGACCGCAAAGCGGCTTGA
- a CDS encoding response regulator transcription factor — protein MDKISVLIAEDQDLIRKSLGIVLGMNPDIEVSGMAANGRDAVELAESLLPDVVLMDIHMPVMDGVEATREIKAKLPEVKVIILTTFQEMDIVTGALNAGAEGYILKAIDPADLAGAIRLVRRGETMITQEVARALFARSLSGSGGRTDEASPAKEAFGGLTERELQVLRCISDGLANRQIAERMYLSEGTVKNYISSIYSKLNVQNRASAMRRAAEEGLF, from the coding sequence ATGGATAAGATTTCCGTGCTGATCGCCGAAGATCAGGATCTGATCCGAAAGAGCCTTGGCATTGTCCTCGGCATGAATCCGGACATCGAGGTGTCCGGCATGGCCGCGAACGGAAGGGATGCGGTGGAGCTGGCGGAGAGTCTGCTGCCCGATGTCGTGCTGATGGACATTCATATGCCGGTCATGGACGGCGTGGAGGCGACCCGGGAGATTAAGGCGAAGCTTCCGGAGGTGAAGGTCATCATCCTGACGACCTTTCAGGAGATGGACATTGTGACCGGCGCGCTGAACGCTGGCGCGGAAGGCTATATCCTGAAGGCTATCGACCCGGCCGATCTGGCGGGAGCGATCCGCCTCGTCCGCCGGGGCGAGACGATGATTACGCAGGAGGTGGCCCGCGCCTTGTTCGCGCGGAGCCTGTCTGGGAGCGGCGGCCGGACGGACGAAGCGTCGCCCGCGAAGGAGGCCTTCGGCGGCCTGACCGAGCGCGAGCTGCAGGTGCTGCGCTGCATTTCGGACGGTCTGGCCAACCGCCAGATTGCGGAGCGGATGTATTTGTCCGAAGGCACGGTCAAGAACTACATTTCCAGCATCTATTCCAAGCTGAACGTGCAGAACCGGGCCTCGGCCATGCGGAGGGCGGCCGAGGAAGGCCTGTTCTGA
- a CDS encoding DnaJ domain-containing protein, with translation MSYYDVLGVGKNASKQEIRKAYQKLAKQWHPDVNKAPEAEERFKKIAEAYETLGNEEKRKAYDEAPAYGFGRGTSPGGSSRETRDGGWSYSFGGSDMPDGDLFERFFGSRGAADRAGFDFFSGGGGTGFGGMGSMGGMGGMTEAQLDITLDQAYKGGSVTVQAGGRTVTVSIPPRAGDGTAVAVPGRSGRPEEDELLIVLRIRPHDIYEVSGGDLRGTLRIAPWQAVLGGGAKAVLPDGSAVKLKIPAGIAPGQTLRIPGKGLKKENGTDGDVLFDIEIEVPQPVSESEKSLYRQLEQASGYEAGLKKRGQRRGAAFRG, from the coding sequence ATGAGCTATTATGACGTGCTGGGAGTCGGCAAGAACGCGTCTAAGCAGGAGATCAGGAAAGCCTACCAGAAGCTTGCGAAGCAGTGGCATCCCGATGTGAATAAAGCGCCGGAGGCAGAGGAACGGTTCAAAAAAATCGCCGAAGCCTACGAGACGCTCGGGAACGAAGAGAAGCGGAAGGCCTATGATGAGGCTCCCGCCTACGGCTTCGGACGGGGGACATCGCCAGGAGGCTCGTCCCGGGAGACGCGGGACGGCGGATGGAGCTATTCATTCGGCGGCTCGGATATGCCGGACGGCGATCTATTCGAGAGGTTCTTCGGCAGCCGGGGCGCGGCGGACCGGGCGGGCTTCGATTTCTTCTCCGGAGGCGGAGGGACCGGATTCGGCGGCATGGGCAGCATGGGCGGTATGGGCGGCATGACGGAAGCCCAGCTCGACATTACGCTGGACCAGGCGTACAAGGGAGGCAGTGTCACCGTCCAGGCGGGAGGCCGGACGGTGACTGTCAGCATTCCGCCCAGGGCTGGAGACGGCACGGCGGTAGCGGTCCCGGGAAGAAGCGGCCGCCCTGAAGAGGACGAACTGCTGATTGTGCTGCGGATTCGCCCGCATGACATCTACGAGGTCAGCGGCGGCGATCTGCGGGGCACGCTGCGGATCGCGCCCTGGCAGGCCGTGCTTGGCGGCGGGGCCAAGGCCGTGCTGCCGGACGGAAGCGCGGTCAAGCTGAAGATTCCCGCCGGCATCGCGCCCGGCCAGACGCTGCGGATTCCGGGCAAAGGATTGAAGAAGGAGAACGGCACCGATGGGGATGTGCTGTTCGACATCGAGATTGAGGTGCCGCAGCCCGTAAGCGAATCGGAGAAATCGCTGTACCGCCAGCTTGAGCAGGCCTCGGGCTATGAAGCAGGATTGAAGAAGCGGGGGCAGCGGCGCGGAGCGGCCTTCCGGGGATAA
- a CDS encoding IS110 family transposase — protein MEPVIGVDVAKGFSVLQAFTRRNEPYGRAESLSHEEHGLERLGELLAELQETTKCTPVVVLEATGHYHRVLVAYLERGGWRYFIVNPLQSKRAKGTQLRKVKTDAADAWHLADMYYRGDVTPHRIWDEAFTELQHVTRQHEFVTGMFVQAKLNTRALLDQVFPGYEKVFRDLFSVTSLKVLARCLEGEPGDLHQIIENSGAGKSRSKRWVQEKAERLQEVLTHWKKQRRSSSQSVALHGMVSLLLQFSEQLSTLEKQMEKMASSLHEVELMKSIPGVGDKLAAALVAEIGDVGQFQNPKQLVAFAGLDPGIFSSGKFKATSSKITKRGSKRLRRALYLAVQCGIRGSINRKLRDYYDRKRKEGKAYKVVVIACANKLLHHIFAILSKNQPYNP, from the coding sequence ATGGAACCAGTTATAGGTGTGGATGTGGCAAAAGGGTTTAGTGTGCTTCAAGCCTTTACGAGACGAAACGAACCTTATGGAAGGGCAGAAAGCCTGTCGCATGAGGAGCACGGGCTTGAACGGTTGGGGGAGCTCCTCGCGGAGTTGCAGGAGACAACAAAATGTACTCCGGTAGTGGTTTTGGAAGCGACAGGGCACTACCACCGGGTACTGGTAGCGTATCTGGAGCGTGGCGGCTGGAGGTACTTTATCGTGAATCCGTTGCAGTCGAAACGGGCCAAAGGAACGCAACTGCGCAAGGTTAAAACAGATGCTGCAGATGCATGGCATTTAGCAGATATGTATTACCGCGGAGACGTTACACCACATCGTATATGGGACGAAGCGTTTACAGAGTTGCAGCATGTGACCCGGCAACATGAGTTTGTGACGGGGATGTTTGTGCAGGCGAAGTTAAACACCAGAGCTTTATTAGATCAGGTTTTCCCGGGGTACGAGAAGGTCTTTCGGGATCTGTTTTCGGTTACGTCTCTAAAGGTGCTGGCGCGTTGTCTGGAGGGAGAACCGGGAGATCTTCATCAGATCATCGAGAACAGTGGCGCAGGGAAGTCGCGGTCGAAACGCTGGGTTCAAGAAAAAGCCGAACGGCTCCAGGAAGTGCTGACGCATTGGAAAAAGCAGAGGAGAAGTTCTTCTCAAAGCGTTGCTTTGCACGGTATGGTTAGCTTATTGCTTCAGTTTTCGGAGCAGCTAAGTACATTGGAGAAGCAAATGGAGAAGATGGCATCCAGTCTCCACGAAGTAGAACTAATGAAGAGTATACCTGGCGTAGGAGATAAGCTTGCAGCAGCCCTTGTCGCTGAAATAGGGGACGTAGGACAGTTTCAAAACCCGAAACAACTCGTTGCTTTTGCAGGCTTAGACCCTGGCATATTCAGCTCAGGGAAGTTTAAGGCGACAAGCTCGAAGATCACGAAACGTGGTTCCAAGAGACTGCGACGTGCTTTATATTTAGCGGTACAGTGTGGGATACGCGGGAGCATCAACCGTAAGCTTCGAGATTATTATGATAGAAAAAGAAAAGAGGGCAAGGCTTACAAGGTGGTCGTGATCGCTTGCGCCAACAAGCTTCTTCATCACATATTCGCCATCCTCAGTAAGAACCAGCCCTATAACCCTTAA